Below is a genomic region from Chitinivibrio alkaliphilus ACht1.
GGTTTTCTTTATCTGTGAAGGAAGCGGAGATTTGTCAGGTTTGCTGAGAAGGGTGATATCTCCTTGACGAAGAGCTTCGTCAATGGCTGTGTACACATGAAAGGATGAAAAAAAGACGCAATCACAAATATCTTGAACGGTTCGTCGCCCATTTACAAAGGAAATTACGTATTCTCGAAAATTATTGAGAGGTTGATGAATATCCCGGGGGGAAAGAGCTCGATTATTCCCAAAGAGGGTCTCCTCTGTAATTACCTCGCTAATGGTAACCCATTCGTCGGCCCGTTTGGCTGCCTCAAGCATAATAAAGTTAGTTGGTACGACAATATTGCTAAATTGGTATCGTACAACAGTAGGCTGGGGTTCAAAGCGGTATTTTCCCCCTTCAAGAGTAAAGACCGCGCAAGCTATGTCAATAATGCCTGTTTGCATAATTGTGGTGAGCTCATTCACTGTAAGGTAGCCTTTTTTGATGAGCTCTTCGGAGAGAAGGTGGTAGTTGTTGTAGTAAAGTGTGTTTAACTCCTCCATCTCTTTTTCAGAATACCCTTTTACTTGGGTAAGAAACCGATAGAGAAAGGTTTTTATATCTTCACGATTGCTTCTAATATAGATAATTTGACCGTTTTTAAAAACGATATCAACTTTTTGCTCCGAATCTACCTTGAGTATGCCGTCTTTTTGATCTTGATCTATGAGAAGGAAAATATTTGACAGATTAAAATCCGAGAGTGTTCCTTCAAGGGCCATTATTTCCTCCCCGTAGTAATTTCATGTTTGAGGTTATGGAAAAACTGGACAAGAAAAAATATGTTGTATAGAGACAGTACGGCCATGCAGATCAGTTTAACGAGGGTGTCCCTTTGAAAATAGAGGGTGAATTGTGTAGATAGAATGGTTGCGTATAAGGTGTATACCACAATGGTCATAAAAAAGGGAAACAGGTTTTTGCTTTGTGTATCCCGAAGGAAAAATACCTTGCTACCCGGAACCAACAGGTTCATAATAATTCCTGTCATACGGTTCATAAAGCGTTTATGCAGTGATATTTTTATTTTCATGCTTTCTACAAGAGAGCTGTTTGATATGGCACCGAGGCTTTTTTTACACTCAAGACAGTACTCTCCTTCGCGACATTTGCGGCAGGTTTTCCGTCCACATAGTGAGCATGCCCCCACGGAAGAGCGCTTATTACCGTGGGAGATCTTGTAGACAACCGCCCAGAGCGTGGCGATTACTAAAATAATGAGGGTTGGAAGCAAGGAAATATGGAAAAATTGATAGCCCCACACAAGGCTGGTACGGTGCTGTCTTCCAGCCAAAAGACTCCCGATATTTTTCCAGAGGTAGTGAGGTGAGAATTCTCCGAGAATATATCGTCGTAAGGGAGGCCATTGTTTACCAAAGTAGCGGGTATTCTCATCGGTGAATCTGCCAATAATATCTCCGTCAATCTGAGCAGCACGGCGAAAATACTCTCCTGAATACCGTTCGTTTCTATATTCCAGAAGCCCACGGCTGTAGTTGTAATTTGCTGCAGCTGACTGGGGGTATTGCTCCTGCGCTTCTTCGAGGAAAGAGAGCCCCGCATCAATATCGCCTGCAAGAAGATGCATGGGACCAGCAGTGATACGACTGGGTTTACAATTGGCCTTTCTTCGCACGGCAAGGTCGCTGTAGTACGCCGCGCGGGAAAAGTCTTCTTCGCGGGCATAGCTGAGAGAGAGGCTGGTGTATAAGAGGGCGCGGTGCAGCTGTGAATAGGTATCGTTTTCAAGGGTCTCATACACCGTTTTTCGAAAGAGACTATCCGTATTTTCTTCTAGAGAACGTATGTAGAGAGCGTGGGGAGCTTCAGGGCTTTCTAAATACGTACGGTCTGCGTTTACCGTTCGCAAGAGGGGCATGCTCATGAGTCCCACGACAAGGGCAAGGGCAAAGTAGTGATCTTTTTTCTCTTCAGCAAATATGATAATAAAAAGGGCTGTGGCAAAAAAGAGGGGGTAGGAGAAAAAGATCAGCAGGCAGAGCAGGGGAAGTACGACATAGGTAATGCGTAGGTAGTATGGTATTTGACGTGGGTAGAGACAGCTGAGTTTGTGCAGTATTACTGAATAATATCGAATTAAGAGTACGAAAAGCAGAACATAGACAGCGGTATGAATGAGGGTTGACAAAAATGAGACAAGGGCCGATATGAAGGATAGCTGTCCATGCCATGTGCCGAGGGAGGCGGTGAAACAGTTCTTGAAAGAAAAAAGAGTAGTAAGAAATGGGGTGGTAGCATGGGGCAGAAAAATCCTGTTTCTTTCGTAGAGGCAGGGCGACGTAGAGAACCGTTCTGCGTAGGAGAGGTAGCGTTCTGCATCATCATAGTTTTCTTGGCTGAAGGCATGGCGTGATAAGTTAATGAATAAATGTTCCACCAGGGGAGTTGCAATGCTACCGCTGGATATCTGTATTTTGTAGAGTGAGTCCAGTACATCCTCTGCGTGATCGGATATGTTATAGCGCTCAAAGCTTGTAAAGAGAGACCAAAGGTGTGTTGGGTTTGACATTGCCCGTGATTTTGCTTTTTCAAAGAGCGCCTTTGTTTCCCCCGGGGGCTGAGCAAGGCCCTTGAGAAAGCTCACATAATAGGAAAGGGAGTCGCCGGCCTGCTGTTCGAATTGAGTGGTTGTTTCGGGAGAAATCTGTTCTTTCGCAGGGGTAGAGTGGTGGAATATCTCTGTGAGAATTGAGTTGCGCTGGGCAAGATGGGTACGAAAAGAATCTCCCTGCAGAGTGGATGCCGTAACAGAGAGGGTCCAGCCGAATAGGAAAAATATGGTACAATATTTTGTAATCATAGTAGTTCTTTTCATTATGTTCCCAGTAGTATAATATAGTACTTTCAAAAAACCAAAGTAAAAATTTGATACTTTCATGATAAGTATACAGTTTTGCAGCTGTTTGTCAAATAAAGAGGCATCTTCTTACTCCGGGGTGTCACCGAGGATGTGCGAAAGGGCGGTACGATGAATTATCAGGGAAAAAAGAGTGTTTATACTGCAATACCCACAGAGAAACAGAAGGGGGGATTGAAATGTTTCGTTTACGGCAAGTAGAAAAAAAACGATAGAGAGTACACGAAATATGATGAGACGAAACAGGATTTTTTGACGGCGAGCTGCTTCAAAGAGGCGGCCTGCAGGTTCAAAAATAACATCGGCAAATACCATTATGGGGAGTATTTGAGCATATACACCTGCTTCATGCCACGCAGCACCGAAAAGAGTGGTGAACAAAGAAGGGGCAAGGAGTATGAAAAAAAGGAGAAATGGAGTTGATATTAGAAGACTTTTTCGGCGAAGTGACGTTGTGATTTGCTTCAGTGCTTTCGGGTTTGTGTGGATACGCTTCCCCGCTTCTGCATAATAGGCATCATTTACAGCAGAACCGATAATCTGGGCAGGCACACGAACCATGGCATAGGCCAGCCCGTAATACCCCGCTGTTGCAGAGGAGAAATTCCACGAAAGATAGAGGGGGGGGATGGCCACAACAAAGGCAGATAAAAGGGTTGTGGGAAAGGTATAGCGGGGGAATTCCTGATATTTTTGTGCGACGGCCCAAAGGGCCTTGGGTGATGTGATATTGAAAGTTGGCAGGGGGTAGAGCAGGGCCAAGGCTGCTAAGAAGACGCCACTGATGCCGCTGAGAATAAGCCCGGTGCTTCCCCAGGAAAATATGCCGGAAAGGAGTTTTCCTCCTGCTGTCCACGTGCTTTGCAGAAGGAGTGCCCATGCCACCCGACGAAACTGATTTTTTTGATACTGTATTTTTTTGAAGATGTCGAAAAGAGATGTGCTTAGGTAGGCAAGGGCAAGCAGAGGAGCGTGGGGTATGGAGAATAGTTCCCTGGTCCCTTGGGTTGTCGTGAATGTGAGCACCGCAAGGAAAATGAATAACACGATAGAGAGTGTAAGGGTACAAAGCTGCGAAAAATCTTTTTTACATGATTGGAGAACAAGGGTGTTTTCATATTTTACCGCCCCCACAGATATCATGGCGAGGGCTGCCATAAAGGTGGTATAATACCCATACTCCTCCGGGCTGAAGAGGCGAGTGATAAGAGGCGTGATAAGCAGGGAAACCACCTTTGCATACCCTACGGCACCGCTGAGACTCAGTATGTTCTGTGTAAGATTATGCATGGGAGAGATTGCGTAAGAAGGGGATGGCTTTTTTCATCATGTCATGAGGTGATTGCTCTGCATTGAGGGAGAGAACAGATACTCCCTTATTGGCAAGAATCTCTGCAATATGCCGAGCTGTATCTTGTTCTCTCTGAAGCTGTTCCGATGTGAGTGTTGCATGAAGCGGGAGTTTTTTCTTTCGTTGCGACAGGCGGGTGTACACTGTTTCAACCGACGCATGCAAGTAGAGCACTGCCGCTGGAAGCGGGGCGTGATGAAAGTAGTGTTTCAAGGTTTTTGTTTCGTGGGAGTCTGTTCCCGGTAACACACAGTAAGCCTTATGTGCTACCCCTTCATCTACAAGTAGGGGCCTCTCATGCGGAGCATGGGTGGATTCAAAGAAGAGGATGTCTTCGAGAATCTCTTTAATAGAGCAGAGTCCCGCCAGTTTCCACCAACTCGGTTTTGAGCTCTTCTGAAAAAGAGCTAGGAGGTCGGCAATAAAGTGAGCATATTC
It encodes:
- a CDS encoding tetratricopeptide repeat protein, coding for MKRTTMITKYCTIFFLFGWTLSVTASTLQGDSFRTHLAQRNSILTEIFHHSTPAKEQISPETTTQFEQQAGDSLSYYVSFLKGLAQPPGETKALFEKAKSRAMSNPTHLWSLFTSFERYNISDHAEDVLDSLYKIQISSGSIATPLVEHLFINLSRHAFSQENYDDAERYLSYAERFSTSPCLYERNRIFLPHATTPFLTTLFSFKNCFTASLGTWHGQLSFISALVSFLSTLIHTAVYVLLFVLLIRYYSVILHKLSCLYPRQIPYYLRITYVVLPLLCLLIFFSYPLFFATALFIIIFAEEKKDHYFALALVVGLMSMPLLRTVNADRTYLESPEAPHALYIRSLEENTDSLFRKTVYETLENDTYSQLHRALLYTSLSLSYAREEDFSRAAYYSDLAVRRKANCKPSRITAGPMHLLAGDIDAGLSFLEEAQEQYPQSAAANYNYSRGLLEYRNERYSGEYFRRAAQIDGDIIGRFTDENTRYFGKQWPPLRRYILGEFSPHYLWKNIGSLLAGRQHRTSLVWGYQFFHISLLPTLIILVIATLWAVVYKISHGNKRSSVGACSLCGRKTCRKCREGEYCLECKKSLGAISNSSLVESMKIKISLHKRFMNRMTGIIMNLLVPGSKVFFLRDTQSKNLFPFFMTIVVYTLYATILSTQFTLYFQRDTLVKLICMAVLSLYNIFFLVQFFHNLKHEITTGRK
- a CDS encoding DUF4388 domain-containing protein → MALEGTLSDFNLSNIFLLIDQDQKDGILKVDSEQKVDIVFKNGQIIYIRSNREDIKTFLYRFLTQVKGYSEKEMEELNTLYYNNYHLLSEELIKKGYLTVNELTTIMQTGIIDIACAVFTLEGGKYRFEPQPTVVRYQFSNIVVPTNFIMLEAAKRADEWVTISEVITEETLFGNNRALSPRDIHQPLNNFREYVISFVNGRRTVQDICDCVFFSSFHVYTAIDEALRQGDITLLSKPDKSPLPSQIKKTPHHKEDASFWENGKSIIAASTTAVLLLVLLLVGIHYTNTEKMHAHRTQAYHLLQQNRIRERDLRIQTGKIVLKSTGDVVSPKKLQTTGIIERNEKQYVEE
- a CDS encoding lipopolysaccharide biosynthesis protein, whose product is MHNLTQNILSLSGAVGYAKVVSLLITPLITRLFSPEEYGYYTTFMAALAMISVGAVKYENTLVLQSCKKDFSQLCTLTLSIVLFIFLAVLTFTTTQGTRELFSIPHAPLLALAYLSTSLFDIFKKIQYQKNQFRRVAWALLLQSTWTAGGKLLSGIFSWGSTGLILSGISGVFLAALALLYPLPTFNITSPKALWAVAQKYQEFPRYTFPTTLLSAFVVAIPPLYLSWNFSSATAGYYGLAYAMVRVPAQIIGSAVNDAYYAEAGKRIHTNPKALKQITTSLRRKSLLISTPFLLFFILLAPSLFTTLFGAAWHEAGVYAQILPIMVFADVIFEPAGRLFEAARRQKILFRLIIFRVLSIVFFLLAVNETFQSPLLFLCGYCSINTLFSLIIHRTALSHILGDTPE